From the genome of Phytohabitans rumicis, one region includes:
- a CDS encoding sigma-70 family RNA polymerase sigma factor, with translation MTEHLSAVPSPPPDPSAEADELLRAVARGDEAAFTRLYDLVAPRVFGLARRVLRDPAQAEEVAQEVLVEVWRTAGRFDSARGSATAWIFTIAHRRAVDRVRSEQAGAERVRKLAASSGQTPYDEVDEAATAHLEQQQVRRCIQTLTGLQREAITLAYYGGYTYREVAEMLGTALPTIKTRMRDGLIRLRDCLGVEVPA, from the coding sequence ATGACCGAGCACCTGTCGGCCGTACCCTCGCCGCCGCCGGACCCGTCGGCGGAGGCCGACGAGCTGCTGCGCGCGGTCGCGCGTGGCGACGAGGCCGCGTTCACCCGGCTCTACGACCTCGTCGCGCCCCGGGTGTTCGGGCTGGCCCGGCGCGTCCTGCGCGACCCGGCCCAGGCCGAGGAGGTGGCGCAGGAGGTCCTGGTCGAGGTGTGGCGGACGGCCGGCCGCTTCGACTCGGCTCGTGGGTCGGCGACGGCGTGGATCTTCACGATCGCGCACCGCCGGGCCGTCGACCGGGTGCGGTCCGAGCAGGCCGGCGCCGAGCGGGTACGCAAGCTCGCCGCGAGCTCGGGACAGACGCCGTACGACGAGGTGGACGAGGCGGCCACCGCCCACCTGGAGCAGCAGCAGGTGCGCCGCTGCATCCAGACCCTGACCGGGCTGCAGCGCGAGGCGATCACGCTGGCCTACTACGGGGGCTACACCTATCGGGAAGTGGCCGAGATGCTGGGCACCGCGCTGCCGACCATCAAGACCCGCATGCGGGACGGGCTCATCCGCCTCCGTGACTGTCTCGGCGTGGAGGTGCCGGCATGA
- a CDS encoding Hsp70 family protein, with the protein MAEPILVVDVGTSGTRVALVVGDQSGLLREPGSGALIWPSSLCVDDAGYLVGTAAERRKRAIPRRYIDGPRRAVDAQASMWLEGREITGGEALAAYLQAVCMEARQQYGAEIHRVTLTTPADYLNGDPRRDVLVAAGEAVGFADVELLSSSVAAALDPETGGGLPAGALVLVCDLGATWTVALVQVRGNHTAQLVQQTTTAGRDLDALLINDLRAEGRAWLEPLLAAPGDAGLRAYYDAIDFVRRLKHQLTDAEEVADHLTPITPPYRLTREWLTAFADPAVRGLVASCHAVVAEAGATLADLATVVLTGGSARLPMIEPALRGALGHHVRRATDPELAVARGAARWSVGALSRAVPAERPSWRVEPVSWDVPGGRGELVRWLVAEGQPYPAGAVVARVRAPDERVFDLVAPQAGTLLAHRAAAGQPVGPVLVAAAAKSPKALAEHPPPHLHRLEVAGSWLLTPDRLRLVECDGTGRYVRVRGIADGALTAEFVPEQSTAAPLGGRVFVGPEGRLCLVAWDAEGWFSVWEVETGKLVTRFRDPSGPGKVRINEAEWRLAAEAEGKVAVGRYRRSTITIWDLRTGGRIDKISDDAWTRRHPDYSGRSKAQGFGTTIASPDGQLRAAMLESSDGSAVLLLHDIATEQEVFRAGERPNLRALAGFSADGRHLLATWESEDRSLVDVWHI; encoded by the coding sequence ATGGCCGAACCGATCCTGGTGGTCGATGTCGGCACGTCGGGCACCCGTGTGGCGCTGGTCGTCGGCGACCAGTCCGGGCTCCTGCGCGAGCCCGGCAGCGGGGCCCTGATCTGGCCTTCCTCTCTCTGTGTAGACGACGCCGGCTACCTCGTCGGCACCGCCGCCGAGCGGCGCAAGCGGGCCATCCCGCGCCGGTACATCGACGGTCCGCGGCGGGCGGTCGACGCGCAGGCGTCCATGTGGCTGGAGGGGCGGGAGATCACCGGCGGCGAGGCGCTCGCCGCATATCTCCAGGCCGTCTGCATGGAGGCGAGGCAGCAGTACGGCGCGGAAATCCACCGGGTGACACTCACCACACCCGCGGACTACCTGAACGGCGACCCGCGCCGGGACGTCCTCGTCGCGGCGGGCGAGGCGGTCGGCTTCGCCGACGTGGAGCTGCTGTCCAGCTCGGTCGCGGCCGCGCTCGACCCGGAGACCGGCGGTGGCCTGCCGGCCGGCGCCCTGGTCCTGGTCTGCGACCTCGGCGCCACCTGGACCGTGGCCCTGGTGCAGGTGCGCGGCAACCACACCGCCCAGCTCGTCCAGCAAACCACCACGGCCGGCCGCGACCTCGACGCGCTGCTCATCAACGACCTGCGCGCCGAGGGCCGGGCCTGGCTGGAGCCGCTGCTCGCCGCGCCGGGCGACGCCGGGTTGCGGGCGTACTACGACGCGATCGACTTCGTACGCCGGCTGAAGCACCAGCTCACCGACGCGGAAGAGGTGGCCGACCACCTCACCCCGATCACCCCGCCGTACCGGCTGACCCGGGAGTGGCTGACCGCGTTCGCCGACCCGGCCGTACGCGGGCTGGTGGCGAGCTGCCACGCCGTCGTGGCCGAGGCCGGTGCGACGCTCGCCGACCTGGCCACCGTGGTGCTCACCGGCGGCTCGGCCCGGCTCCCGATGATCGAGCCGGCGCTGCGCGGCGCGCTCGGTCACCACGTACGCCGCGCCACCGACCCCGAGCTGGCCGTCGCCCGGGGCGCCGCCCGCTGGTCGGTCGGGGCGCTCAGCCGTGCGGTCCCCGCCGAGCGGCCGAGCTGGCGCGTCGAGCCGGTCTCGTGGGACGTCCCGGGTGGCCGAGGCGAGTTGGTGCGCTGGCTGGTCGCGGAGGGCCAGCCGTACCCGGCGGGCGCGGTCGTGGCCCGGGTCCGGGCGCCGGACGAGCGGGTCTTCGACCTGGTCGCGCCGCAGGCCGGCACGCTGCTCGCGCACCGGGCCGCCGCCGGCCAGCCGGTGGGGCCGGTGCTCGTGGCCGCGGCCGCCAAGAGCCCCAAGGCGCTCGCCGAGCACCCGCCGCCGCACCTGCACCGGTTGGAGGTGGCCGGGTCCTGGCTGCTCACACCCGACCGGCTCCGGCTGGTGGAGTGCGACGGCACCGGGCGGTACGTCCGGGTCCGCGGCATCGCCGACGGCGCGCTCACCGCCGAGTTCGTCCCCGAGCAGAGCACCGCGGCGCCGCTGGGCGGCCGGGTCTTCGTCGGCCCCGAGGGGCGGCTCTGCCTGGTGGCGTGGGACGCCGAGGGCTGGTTCTCGGTATGGGAGGTGGAGACGGGCAAGCTGGTGACCCGGTTCCGCGACCCGAGCGGACCAGGCAAGGTGCGGATCAACGAGGCCGAATGGCGGCTGGCCGCGGAGGCCGAGGGAAAGGTGGCGGTGGGCCGCTACCGCCGATCGACGATCACGATCTGGGACCTGCGCACCGGCGGCCGCATCGACAAGATCAGCGACGACGCGTGGACCCGGCGGCATCCCGACTACTCCGGGCGCAGCAAGGCGCAGGGCTTCGGCACGACGATCGCCAGCCCGGACGGCCAGCTGCGCGCCGCGATGCTGGAGTCGTCCGACGGGTCGGCGGTGCTGCTCCTGCACGACATCGCCACCGAGCAGGAGGTCTTCCGCGCCGGGGAACGCCCCAACCTGCGCGCCCTGGCCGGCTTCAGCGCCGACGGCCGGCACCTGCTGGCCACCTGGGAGTCCGAGGATCGGAGCCTGGTGGATGTCTGGCACATCTGA
- a CDS encoding Hsp70 family protein produces MSGTSEPVLVVDFGTTSSSAAVVVGAAEGRTVPEPVTGAATWPSAVFWDGQQMLVGTLAERRKRSEPESFAAEFKRGLAADASVVLGNRRFRPIEQVVAMLAALRVEGERLHGGPIARAVVTVPASYGSHDPRRARMIAAAEAAGFDTVELLPEPVAAAFAPIVGAPFEPGDLVLVYDLGGGTFDTALVRIGERWHEVLGHAALDDCGGRDIDALLAGRIHIDGQEWLAPLLSSAAATPTAPATLRLGMAVTDFAQRLKHQLSDAPAVEDFFLPNAPPYRLSRTDLGTLAAPLLGRTLACCTDLVTRLGVPPSEVTAVLAVGGGARMPAVTELLQRALRLPLRTVEDPALATVRGAARWLPSSGPRRVSAQTSPEPTLPLAFPIPGGSARLLRWLVVPGQAYLAGVPLARVRLPSGALWDLTATAPGTLDRLLIPPGAEVAPGTWVALARP; encoded by the coding sequence ATGTCTGGCACATCTGAGCCCGTGTTGGTGGTCGACTTCGGCACCACCTCGTCGTCCGCCGCCGTGGTCGTCGGGGCCGCCGAGGGCCGGACCGTGCCCGAGCCCGTCACCGGCGCGGCCACCTGGCCCTCGGCGGTCTTCTGGGACGGCCAGCAGATGCTCGTGGGCACGCTGGCCGAGCGGCGCAAGCGGTCCGAGCCGGAGTCGTTCGCCGCGGAGTTCAAGCGCGGCCTGGCCGCGGACGCATCGGTCGTGCTCGGCAACCGGCGGTTCCGGCCGATCGAGCAGGTCGTCGCCATGCTGGCCGCGCTGCGGGTGGAAGGCGAGCGGCTGCACGGCGGCCCCATCGCCCGCGCGGTGGTCACCGTGCCGGCCAGCTACGGCTCGCACGATCCGCGGCGGGCCCGCATGATCGCGGCGGCCGAGGCCGCCGGCTTCGACACCGTCGAGCTGCTGCCCGAACCGGTCGCCGCCGCGTTCGCGCCGATCGTCGGTGCGCCCTTCGAGCCCGGCGATCTCGTGCTGGTGTACGACCTGGGCGGCGGCACGTTCGACACGGCGCTCGTGCGGATCGGGGAACGGTGGCACGAGGTGCTCGGCCACGCCGCGCTCGACGACTGCGGTGGCCGGGACATCGACGCGCTGCTGGCCGGCCGGATCCACATCGACGGCCAGGAGTGGCTCGCGCCCCTGCTCTCGTCGGCCGCCGCCACGCCCACCGCGCCGGCCACGCTGCGGCTCGGCATGGCGGTGACCGACTTCGCCCAGCGGCTCAAGCACCAGCTCAGCGACGCCCCGGCCGTCGAGGACTTCTTCCTGCCCAACGCGCCGCCGTACCGGCTGTCCCGGACCGACCTGGGGACGCTGGCCGCGCCGCTGCTCGGCCGGACCCTGGCGTGCTGCACCGACCTGGTGACCCGGCTGGGCGTACCGCCGTCGGAGGTCACCGCCGTGCTCGCGGTCGGCGGGGGCGCCCGCATGCCGGCCGTGACCGAGCTCCTGCAACGGGCGCTCCGGCTGCCCCTGCGTACGGTCGAGGACCCCGCGCTGGCCACCGTACGCGGCGCGGCCCGCTGGCTGCCCAGCAGCGGTCCACGCCGGGTCTCCGCGCAGACGTCACCGGAGCCCACGCTGCCGCTGGCGTTTCCCATCCCGGGCGGCAGCGCGCGACTCCTGCGCTGGCTGGTCGTACCCGGTCAGGCGTACCTGGCGGGCGTGCCCCTGGCCCGGGTACGCCTCCCGAGCGGCGCCCTGTGGGACCTGACGGCGACCGCCCCCGGCACCCTGGACCGCCTCCTGATACCGCCCGGCGCCGAGGTCGCACCCGGCACCTGGGTAGCCCTAGCCCGCCCCTAG